One stretch of Gemmatimonadota bacterium DNA includes these proteins:
- the flgG gene encoding flagellar basal-body rod protein FlgG, whose translation MDPSLRTAASGMIAQQTRIEVISNNLANVNTTGFKRSRAHFEDLLYQNVQGATTVDTAEAETLAPMQIGRGTRLAAVRRIDLQGPVEITGRPLDLAIEGDGYFQVELPSGRTAYTRDGSFTLSDRGSIVTSSGYALVPGVNVPEDAGTLSISSAGVVTFTSGTSGQPMEIGRIELARFTNTAGLEALGENLLAETPASGAPILGFAQDEGYGRILSGTLEASNVEIVQEMVEMISALRAYEIGSRALESSEQMSEIATRLGR comes from the coding sequence ATGGATCCGTCGCTCCGAACCGCCGCTTCCGGAATGATCGCGCAGCAGACGCGCATCGAGGTGATCTCCAACAACCTCGCCAACGTCAACACGACCGGCTTCAAGCGGAGTCGCGCCCACTTCGAGGACCTGCTCTACCAGAACGTGCAGGGCGCCACGACGGTGGACACGGCCGAGGCCGAGACGCTCGCGCCCATGCAGATCGGGCGGGGCACACGGCTCGCTGCCGTGCGGCGCATCGACCTGCAGGGCCCGGTGGAGATCACCGGTCGCCCGCTCGACCTGGCCATCGAAGGCGATGGCTATTTCCAGGTCGAGTTGCCCAGCGGGCGCACCGCCTACACGCGGGACGGCAGCTTCACGCTGTCCGATCGCGGCTCGATCGTGACGAGCAGCGGCTACGCGCTCGTGCCCGGTGTGAACGTCCCGGAGGATGCCGGCACGCTCAGCATCTCGTCCGCGGGCGTGGTGACCTTCACGAGCGGCACCAGCGGTCAGCCGATGGAGATCGGCCGGATCGAGCTCGCGCGCTTCACCAACACCGCCGGCCTCGAAGCGCTCGGTGAGAACCTGCTGGCGGAGACTCCCGCTTCCGGCGCTCCCATCCTGGGCTTTGCACAGGACGAAGGCTACGGACGCATCCTCTCCGGCACGCTCGAGGCGTCGAACGTCGAGATCGTGCAGGAGATGGTGGAGATGATCTCCGCGCTTCGCGCCTACGAGATCGGGTCGCGCGCGCTCGAGTCCAGCGAGCAGATGTCCGAGATCGCGACGCGCCTGGGTCGATGA